One segment of Panicum virgatum strain AP13 chromosome 3K, P.virgatum_v5, whole genome shotgun sequence DNA contains the following:
- the LOC120698913 gene encoding probable serine/threonine-protein kinase PBL28 isoform X2 has protein sequence MSLPIALVVGIAAGAATLLAAAAVLLALWCAARHRAWRNRNSDTGSSDPSTLVEWGKGGRSSLAPEPEPERQVARQFSLEELVQATKNFSDANIVGAGSFGLVYMGLLLDGTIVAIKRRVGAARQDFADEVRCLSEIRHRNIVTLIGYCQEGGLQMLVYEYLPNGSVCGHLYDNGKGSTTRLEFKQRLSIAIGAAKGLNHLHSRDAPLIHKNFKTNNVLVDENFIAKVADAGLVRLLRGSDDAGPSHGFSSSVYQDPEVQSVVQFSESSDVYSFGVFLLELITGREAASLMPPESREYLAHWVISMTCSYGSTFQFK, from the exons ATGTCATTGCCGATCGCCCTCGTAGTCGGcattgccgccggcgccgccaccttgctcgcggcggcggccgtgctccTCGCGCTCTGGTGCGCTGCGCGGCACAGGGCCTGGCGTAACCGCAACTCCGACACCGGCTCCTCCGACCCTTCGACGCTAG TGGAGTGGGGCAAGGGGGGCCGGAGCTCGTtggcgccggagccggagccggagcgtcAGGTTGCGAGGCAATTCTCGCTGGAGGAGCTTGTGCAGGCAACCAAGAACTTCAGCGACGCCAACATCGTTGGCGCTGGGAGCTTCGGCTTGGTGTACATGGGGCTGCTGCTTGATGGCACGATTGTCGCGATCAAGAGGCGTGTGGGGGCTGCAAGGCAGGATTTTGCTGATGAG GTTAGGTGTCTCTCAGAGATTCGTCACCGAAACATTGTAACTCTCATTGGTTACTGTCAAGAAGGGGGTCTACAAATGCTGGTGTACGAGTACCTGCCCAATGGCAGTGTTTGTGGCCATCTGTATG ATAATGGGAAAGGCTCTACGACACGGCTTGAGTTCAAACAAAGGCTTTCAATAGCCATTGGGGCTGCTAAAG GTTTAAACCATCTGCACAGTCGTGATGCTCCTTTGATTCACAAAAACTTCAAGACAAACAATGTGCTGGTCGATGAAAATTTCATTGCAAAGGTGGCTGATGCTGGACTTGTTAGGTTACTTAGAGGATCTGACGATGCTGGCCCATCACATGGGTTCAGTAGCAGTGTTTACCAAGACCCAGA GGTACAATCGGTGGTTCAGTTCTCTGAAAGCAGTGATGTGTACAGCTTTGGAGTTTTCCTTTTGGAGCTAATTACTGGGAGGGAAGCAGCTTCCTTGATGCCTCCAGAATCCAGAGAATATCTGGCTCACTGGGTAATTTCCATGACATGTAGCT ATGGAAGCACATTTCAGTTCAAATGA
- the LOC120698913 gene encoding probable receptor-like protein kinase At5g18500 isoform X1 has protein sequence MSLPIALVVGIAAGAATLLAAAAVLLALWCAARHRAWRNRNSDTGSSDPSTLVEWGKGGRSSLAPEPEPERQVARQFSLEELVQATKNFSDANIVGAGSFGLVYMGLLLDGTIVAIKRRVGAARQDFADEVRCLSEIRHRNIVTLIGYCQEGGLQMLVYEYLPNGSVCGHLYDNGKGSTTRLEFKQRLSIAIGAAKGLNHLHSRDAPLIHKNFKTNNVLVDENFIAKVADAGLVRLLRGSDDAGPSHGFSSSVYQDPEVQSVVQFSESSDVYSFGVFLLELITGREAASLMPPESREYLAHWMEAHFSSNELIDPRLGSNFTSEGMKELVGLAFQCLNPSSRRRPRMRLVATELDRILETEMSMTTFMGDGTAIVTLGSQLFTS, from the exons ATGTCATTGCCGATCGCCCTCGTAGTCGGcattgccgccggcgccgccaccttgctcgcggcggcggccgtgctccTCGCGCTCTGGTGCGCTGCGCGGCACAGGGCCTGGCGTAACCGCAACTCCGACACCGGCTCCTCCGACCCTTCGACGCTAG TGGAGTGGGGCAAGGGGGGCCGGAGCTCGTtggcgccggagccggagccggagcgtcAGGTTGCGAGGCAATTCTCGCTGGAGGAGCTTGTGCAGGCAACCAAGAACTTCAGCGACGCCAACATCGTTGGCGCTGGGAGCTTCGGCTTGGTGTACATGGGGCTGCTGCTTGATGGCACGATTGTCGCGATCAAGAGGCGTGTGGGGGCTGCAAGGCAGGATTTTGCTGATGAG GTTAGGTGTCTCTCAGAGATTCGTCACCGAAACATTGTAACTCTCATTGGTTACTGTCAAGAAGGGGGTCTACAAATGCTGGTGTACGAGTACCTGCCCAATGGCAGTGTTTGTGGCCATCTGTATG ATAATGGGAAAGGCTCTACGACACGGCTTGAGTTCAAACAAAGGCTTTCAATAGCCATTGGGGCTGCTAAAG GTTTAAACCATCTGCACAGTCGTGATGCTCCTTTGATTCACAAAAACTTCAAGACAAACAATGTGCTGGTCGATGAAAATTTCATTGCAAAGGTGGCTGATGCTGGACTTGTTAGGTTACTTAGAGGATCTGACGATGCTGGCCCATCACATGGGTTCAGTAGCAGTGTTTACCAAGACCCAGA GGTACAATCGGTGGTTCAGTTCTCTGAAAGCAGTGATGTGTACAGCTTTGGAGTTTTCCTTTTGGAGCTAATTACTGGGAGGGAAGCAGCTTCCTTGATGCCTCCAGAATCCAGAGAATATCTGGCTCACTGG ATGGAAGCACATTTCAGTTCAAATGAACTGATTGACCCAAGGTTAGGCAGCAACTTCACATCGGAAGGTATGAAGGAGCTTGTCGGCCTTGCTTTCCAGTGCCTGAACCCATCATCAAGACGGCGACCAAGGATGAGGCTGGTTGCGACTGAGCTAGACCGGATTCTGGAGACGGAGATGTCCATGACGACGTTCATGGGCGATGGAACCGCCATCGTCACACTAGGGAGCCAGTTGTTCACATCGTGA
- the LOC120698914 gene encoding uncharacterized protein LOC120698914, which produces MCRTRNTYYHTPIYALGGPGDLGRGARRGPIHFPDGPRPPLPSLPRVSRHDRSQQDRASRGRDSDSDSDRRSGATASAGWRLPPPPSDQQAGQVDSTPPRSSVPVFPNPDQVPAAGGPPGRTSVGATSGSASHLRRLESAPLPPAAATLYLGAPTPADPIPRIIELG; this is translated from the exons atgtgcCGTACACGTAACACGTACTACCACACACCAATATACGCCCTAGGTGGGCCGGGCGACCTAGGAagaggcgcgcggcgaggcccaATACATTTCCCCGACGGCCCACGACCCCCACTCCCGTCGCTTCCAAGAGTCTCGAGGCACGATCGCAGCCAGCAGGATCGTGCGAGCCGGGGCCGcgactccgactccgactccgaccggcgcagcggcgccaccgcctccgccggctGGCGTCTCCCGCCTCCGCCCTCCGACCAGCAAGCCGGACAGGTGGACTCAACACCGCCTCGGTCATCGGTTCCGGTGTTCCCGAATCCCGACCaggtgccggccgccggcggcccgcCCGGCCGAACCTCCGTCGGCGCCACCTCAGGCTCGGCGTCACACCTCCGCCGCCTTGAATCCGCGCCCCTCCCGCCGGCTGCCGCGACCCTCTACCTCGGGGCCCCCACGCCCGCGGATCCAATTCCGAG GATTATCGAACTAGGATGA